A part of Thermocrinis albus DSM 14484 genomic DNA contains:
- a CDS encoding DUF302 domain-containing protein, which translates to MSWLLLLLVWIGLSFSLDPVKVMYLDHRLREKDFEKAVKLVKNRMEEEGLKVARVLKVSDAIRSRGVKDFPHYYILFGCTSPQVSDLLVKAPALSNLLPCSVALYQGQSGALHATILNPYPFLIKYADRLSKEERAWVLSTYSKLNGLLNSLSVRPVRMTKIKPLKEDLVKETVVNLGYDDVKMLLKSSLDGVNMNVLDVMDMREKTPRFSIFLTCNLSYGEVILKRVPQFGTLAPCRVYTYEKDNGSTVIGYVNIPLLIKIYRKHLMEDQAKIFEKADEDIEKAIREVAGSN; encoded by the coding sequence ATGAGTTGGCTCCTTCTCCTGTTGGTGTGGATCGGTCTATCCTTCTCCTTGGATCCTGTGAAGGTAATGTACCTGGACCACAGGCTAAGAGAGAAGGATTTTGAGAAAGCTGTGAAGCTGGTAAAGAACCGTATGGAAGAAGAAGGTCTGAAGGTAGCGAGGGTCCTCAAAGTTTCCGATGCTATAAGATCTAGAGGTGTTAAGGACTTCCCCCATTACTACATCCTCTTCGGTTGCACATCACCACAGGTAAGTGATCTACTGGTAAAAGCTCCAGCCCTCAGCAACCTCCTACCTTGCAGTGTGGCCCTCTACCAAGGACAGAGTGGTGCTCTTCATGCCACCATCCTCAACCCATACCCCTTTCTGATAAAGTACGCAGATAGGCTCTCAAAGGAAGAAAGGGCGTGGGTTCTGTCCACCTACAGTAAGCTCAATGGACTCCTCAACTCCCTCAGTGTGAGACCTGTGAGGATGACAAAGATAAAGCCTCTCAAAGAGGATCTGGTGAAGGAGACAGTTGTGAACTTGGGATACGATGATGTGAAGATGTTGTTGAAATCTTCCTTAGACGGTGTGAACATGAATGTGCTGGACGTTATGGACATGAGGGAGAAAACCCCGAGATTCTCCATATTTCTCACATGTAATCTCAGCTACGGAGAGGTCATATTGAAAAGGGTACCCCAGTTTGGTACGCTGGCACCGTGCAGGGTGTACACCTACGAAAAGGATAACGGTAGCACCGTTATAGGTTACGTAAATATCCCCCTTCTTATCAAAATCTACAGGAAGCATCTCATGGAGGATCAGGCTAAGATCTTTGAAAAGGCAGATGAGGACATAGAAAAGGCTATAAGGGAAGTGGCCGGTTCTAACTGA
- the soxB gene encoding thiosulfohydrolase SoxB — protein sequence MHLTRRDFLELAIVTGAFLTADPVTTLAKMTEKDLLSFKSVGNVTLLFTTDLHAHLKPLYFAEPANLVPPKPLEGIPGYVTGKDFLRMYRIAPNSLEAYFGSCVNFVELAHKFGKMGGAAHITTIIKQVIAERGRDKVLILDGGDTWVTTAIGLFTEGKAVVDWMNYTGYDLMVGHWDFTLGKEKFLQRVKEFKGEFISQNVVDADFGDLIFKPYSIREVGGVKVGVIGNSFPFTPIANPREFVEGWSFGVREEQLQKFVNELREKHKVDLVVLLSHDGLPLDIALAKKVKGIDIIISGHTHDVTPLPYFVGNTMIVIAGSHGKYVGRLDLDVKDGKIRQYRFKLYPVASNLIPADRGAEELVRKAYAPYEKKLSEVIGVAHTLLYKRDTFFSTWDRLVGEAIADHYHGVDIVTSPGYRWGTTILPGQKITVEHVYDFTAITYPNVYILKRTGEQLLALWEDVADNVFNPDPFYQQGGDMSRLYNVEYEIEINAPQGKRIKRVWVKGKELDPKREYLVAVYGGPTPPPEIRVPDAKPVPVYQILIDYIRKKRDIHVDPRPNVRVLDAKYVPPYQCYGGKRA from the coding sequence ATGCATCTCACGAGGCGTGATTTCCTTGAACTGGCTATAGTGACAGGAGCTTTTCTTACAGCAGATCCGGTAACCACTTTGGCCAAGATGACAGAAAAGGACCTTCTGTCTTTCAAATCTGTGGGAAATGTGACACTTCTCTTCACCACCGACCTGCACGCTCACCTGAAGCCTCTATACTTTGCAGAACCTGCCAACTTAGTACCACCTAAACCTCTGGAAGGTATACCCGGATACGTTACGGGAAAGGACTTTCTCAGGATGTACAGGATAGCCCCCAACAGTCTGGAGGCTTATTTCGGTAGCTGTGTTAACTTTGTGGAACTGGCCCACAAGTTCGGTAAGATGGGTGGAGCAGCTCACATAACCACCATCATCAAACAGGTTATAGCGGAGCGTGGAAGGGACAAAGTGTTGATTTTGGACGGAGGAGACACGTGGGTCACAACAGCCATTGGGCTCTTCACAGAAGGCAAGGCGGTGGTGGACTGGATGAACTACACAGGGTACGACCTCATGGTGGGCCACTGGGACTTTACCTTAGGTAAGGAAAAGTTTCTCCAGAGGGTTAAGGAGTTTAAAGGAGAGTTCATATCTCAGAACGTGGTGGATGCGGACTTTGGTGACCTCATCTTCAAACCCTACTCCATCAGAGAAGTGGGCGGTGTTAAGGTGGGTGTAATAGGGAACTCCTTCCCCTTCACGCCCATAGCCAATCCCAGGGAGTTTGTGGAAGGCTGGAGCTTCGGTGTTCGTGAGGAGCAACTTCAGAAGTTTGTAAACGAACTGAGAGAAAAACATAAGGTGGATCTGGTAGTACTTCTCTCCCACGACGGCCTACCTCTGGACATAGCCTTGGCCAAGAAGGTGAAAGGTATAGACATCATCATCTCCGGACATACTCACGACGTGACACCCCTACCTTACTTTGTGGGTAACACTATGATCGTCATTGCGGGTTCCCATGGGAAGTATGTAGGAAGACTGGATCTGGATGTGAAGGACGGAAAGATACGCCAGTACCGTTTCAAACTTTATCCAGTGGCCTCTAACCTCATACCTGCTGACAGAGGAGCAGAAGAACTGGTTAGGAAGGCTTACGCACCTTACGAAAAGAAACTTTCGGAAGTTATAGGAGTGGCCCACACACTCCTCTACAAGAGAGATACTTTCTTCAGCACATGGGACAGGCTGGTGGGTGAGGCTATCGCTGACCACTACCACGGTGTAGATATAGTTACATCACCCGGCTACAGGTGGGGTACCACCATACTACCTGGACAGAAAATCACGGTGGAGCATGTCTATGACTTTACAGCCATAACTTATCCCAACGTATATATACTAAAGAGGACGGGAGAACAGCTTCTGGCCCTCTGGGAAGACGTAGCGGACAACGTCTTCAATCCCGATCCTTTCTACCAACAAGGTGGAGACATGTCCAGACTCTATAACGTAGAGTATGAGATAGAAATAAACGCACCTCAGGGTAAACGCATCAAGCGTGTTTGGGTCAAAGGAAAAGAGTTGGATCCTAAGAGGGAGTATTTGGTGGCGGTCTACGGTGGTCCTACCCCACCACCTGAGATACGGGTGCCGGATGCAAAACCTGTACCTGTTTATCAAATACTCATAGATTACATACGTAAGAAGAGGGACATACACGTGGATCCAAGACCCAACGTGAGGGTACTGGATGCCAAGTACGTACCTCCTTATCAGTGCTATGGAGGAAAAAGGGCATGA
- the soxX gene encoding sulfur oxidation c-type cytochrome SoxX: MKRAGFILTVLLVGMGLGQAQTDKLEQEAMKILKEGLDKNPQFAWKLQQDESQRICSRYPSREKMPAKEIQKVMELNAKAIQYPQWGIYWGDWKEGQKIVDSPRGGRYATYGFSDKPTDKGGNCYACHLIEKGKPGGTMGPSLTGYGKRYGITKENMNTPETIEKQKTVYNIVYNSWSVFPCSAMPRFGYHGVLSPEDVMNVVTFLLHPDSPVNK; this comes from the coding sequence ATGAAAAGGGCTGGTTTTATCCTAACGGTTCTTTTGGTGGGAATGGGCTTAGGGCAGGCACAGACTGACAAACTGGAACAGGAGGCTATGAAGATCCTTAAGGAAGGCTTGGACAAGAATCCCCAGTTTGCATGGAAACTTCAACAGGACGAATCCCAGAGGATATGCTCCCGTTATCCTTCAAGGGAGAAGATGCCTGCGAAGGAGATACAGAAGGTCATGGAGCTTAACGCCAAGGCTATCCAGTACCCTCAGTGGGGAATATACTGGGGTGATTGGAAAGAGGGTCAGAAGATAGTGGATTCACCAAGGGGAGGAAGGTACGCCACTTACGGTTTTTCTGACAAACCTACCGACAAAGGTGGCAACTGTTATGCTTGTCATCTTATAGAGAAAGGAAAACCTGGAGGCACTATGGGCCCATCTCTGACAGGTTACGGAAAACGTTACGGTATAACAAAGGAGAACATGAACACACCTGAGACTATAGAGAAGCAGAAGACGGTCTACAACATAGTCTACAACTCTTGGTCTGTTTTCCCCTGTTCTGCTATGCCACGGTTTGGATACCACGGTGTTCTTTCGCCTGAGGATGTTATGAATGTGGTGACCTTCCTTCTGCATCCTGATTCACCCGTCAACAAGTAA
- the soxA gene encoding sulfur oxidation c-type cytochrome SoxA has product MRGKVLTGLVGLMLAGSMMASSQDLSPEEEIKQVQEFNKLMAEGINPGEIWAEMGKEAFKKYNLDKCDFGLGPGKIEGALAQLPRYFPDAGKVMDLETRIGWCLQKYANMKPEEVKKFVMQCWGKSQCMGEYDAIVMYISMASNGQPIKVNLKDPHVKRMYEIGKRIFYARVGPWDFNCATCHAGTKVSTIRATVLWSMDRGEVGKAVSIFPKYLVRWYQPMTMHYRYAECMRQMRWPTFEPHSDLGVALSTFLYGSANGTPIKVPGIGR; this is encoded by the coding sequence ATGAGGGGTAAAGTACTGACGGGGTTGGTGGGGCTTATGCTGGCAGGTTCTATGATGGCATCGAGCCAGGACCTTTCTCCAGAGGAGGAAATCAAGCAGGTACAGGAGTTCAACAAGCTGATGGCGGAAGGTATAAATCCAGGAGAGATATGGGCGGAGATGGGAAAGGAAGCCTTCAAGAAGTACAATCTAGACAAATGTGACTTTGGTCTGGGACCGGGCAAGATAGAGGGTGCTTTGGCACAGCTCCCCAGATACTTTCCCGACGCAGGAAAGGTGATGGATCTAGAGACACGGATAGGTTGGTGTCTTCAGAAGTACGCCAACATGAAGCCAGAAGAGGTTAAAAAGTTCGTCATGCAGTGCTGGGGTAAGAGCCAGTGTATGGGAGAATACGACGCCATAGTCATGTACATATCCATGGCCTCCAACGGACAACCCATAAAGGTTAACCTCAAGGATCCACATGTCAAAAGAATGTACGAAATAGGCAAGAGGATCTTTTACGCCAGAGTGGGACCTTGGGACTTTAACTGTGCTACTTGTCATGCGGGAACTAAGGTGAGCACCATAAGGGCTACCGTCCTGTGGAGTATGGACAGGGGAGAGGTAGGTAAGGCTGTTTCCATATTTCCCAAATACCTTGTCAGATGGTACCAGCCTATGACCATGCATTACAGGTACGCTGAGTGCATGAGACAGATGAGGTGGCCTACCTTTGAGCCTCACTCAGACCTTGGGGTGGCTCTCTCCACATTCCTCTACGGTAGCGCCAACGGTACACCTATAAAGGTACCCGGAATAGGGAGGTGA
- the soxZ gene encoding thiosulfate oxidation carrier complex protein SoxZ has protein sequence MSVGTAILRVPKEAKKGETVKVQMVITHPMTVPRRDPQTGKEEPGHYLTKMVLYYNDKEVSVVNMAQGVAANPYFGISLRVDESGVVKVVYEDNMGGKWEKTAEIKVV, from the coding sequence ATGAGTGTAGGGACTGCCATACTGCGTGTGCCAAAAGAGGCCAAGAAAGGCGAAACAGTAAAGGTACAGATGGTCATCACTCACCCTATGACGGTGCCCAGAAGGGATCCTCAAACAGGTAAGGAGGAACCTGGTCATTATCTCACCAAAATGGTACTTTACTACAACGACAAAGAGGTGTCTGTGGTCAACATGGCGCAAGGTGTGGCCGCAAACCCCTACTTTGGTATCAGCCTTAGGGTGGATGAGTCAGGTGTGGTAAAGGTAGTGTATGAGGACAACATGGGAGGAAAGTGGGAAAAGACCGCCGAGATAAAGGTGGTCTGA
- the soxY gene encoding thiosulfate oxidation carrier protein SoxY, with amino-acid sequence MDRRRFLLLGAVLTVGMLVGPTLKPSFGASKLEEEVKKRVGVDLATIKESGDVKLTVPTIAESGANVPVTVETDIPADKIQHLWIFVDNNPLPWILDVKVTPQNGKFWFSTRIKMGQTSNVRAIFKLADGSYVMATKEVKVTAGGCG; translated from the coding sequence ATGGACAGGAGAAGGTTCCTTCTACTTGGTGCGGTCCTGACGGTAGGTATGCTGGTGGGTCCCACCCTGAAACCCAGTTTCGGGGCCTCCAAACTAGAAGAAGAGGTGAAAAAGAGGGTGGGTGTGGACCTGGCCACCATAAAGGAAAGTGGTGATGTAAAACTCACGGTGCCTACCATTGCAGAAAGTGGTGCCAACGTACCGGTCACTGTGGAAACGGATATACCTGCCGACAAGATACAGCATCTTTGGATATTTGTGGACAACAATCCGTTGCCTTGGATCCTGGACGTGAAGGTGACACCTCAAAATGGTAAGTTCTGGTTCTCCACCAGGATAAAGATGGGACAGACATCCAACGTGAGAGCCATCTTTAAACTGGCAGATGGTTCTTACGTTATGGCCACCAAAGAGGTTAAGGTGACCGCAGGCGGTTGCGGTTGA
- a CDS encoding thioredoxin family protein: MRQIVHLVIYLLLISGVGFPRWWFSKADEGLRQAKEQGKLVVFYFHSQYCVYCRQVEDFVLPDEEVTKKLKNFVVVSLDINSEEGRFWANRLGVFGTPTFVVYDPSKGSRVDLLFGSRPKEDFLRFFNKVCTAYRIKNC, from the coding sequence ATGAGACAAATAGTCCACTTAGTTATCTATCTACTGTTGATATCAGGTGTTGGGTTCCCTCGGTGGTGGTTTAGTAAGGCAGACGAAGGCTTGAGGCAGGCAAAGGAACAAGGAAAGCTGGTGGTCTTTTACTTTCACAGCCAGTACTGTGTGTACTGCAGGCAGGTAGAGGATTTTGTGTTACCTGACGAAGAAGTCACCAAAAAGCTGAAGAACTTCGTGGTGGTCTCCTTAGACATAAATTCGGAGGAAGGTAGGTTCTGGGCCAACCGTCTTGGTGTGTTTGGAACACCCACCTTTGTGGTGTATGATCCCTCGAAAGGCTCCAGAGTGGACCTGCTTTTCGGAAGCAGACCCAAGGAGGATTTTCTCAGGTTTTTCAACAAGGTATGTACAGCCTATCGCATAAAAAACTGTTAG
- a CDS encoding RNA-guided endonuclease InsQ/TnpB family protein, producing the protein MSKSLRCITISLNDLPEEYRIVLGYLTYHSGKLYNQALYFLKNKLAKVNMFDLYSKLNSSIHLKALQSRTAQIVLDELVRAYKNWFEFLKNPQKFKGKKIKTPKFRPKRKPHRTLTYDRTGFKVIGTKVRLSLSKELRRWLREKHNIHVKYLWIETGLELREELVKNIQIVPKGTGYELHIIYEHKIENREYSGNKVMVIDPNSGNFMVIAIEGIKTPYIIDGKGLKSLLRKYLKKIAKLQSLKDNLKNKGLPYHRVEERISKLWVKIKRLLRYYAHTVSNLILELAIKHGVKEIYIGDAVKNKNKESKLNSVADQIWSLLPHGKVKKYLEYKALEYGISVDYIDESYTSGVDSTLFCGVSKENYTPEGRIKRGLFRTSLGLLNADVNAVRNYLKKLGKFDLETALGRPVRLRVFYKLKGSSSAIPLYCGMGRSRGGVNPPVVVRNALSVQTYHEAPHL; encoded by the coding sequence ATGTCAAAATCTCTAAGATGTATCACCATATCCTTAAACGACCTTCCCGAAGAGTACAGGATTGTCCTCGGGTATCTTACCTACCACTCGGGCAAGCTCTACAACCAGGCTCTCTACTTTCTAAAAAACAAACTCGCCAAGGTTAATATGTTTGACCTCTACAGCAAGCTAAACTCCTCAATCCACCTCAAAGCCCTCCAGTCAAGAACGGCCCAGATAGTCTTAGATGAGCTTGTAAGAGCCTACAAAAACTGGTTTGAGTTCCTCAAAAACCCTCAGAAGTTCAAAGGAAAAAAGATAAAAACTCCCAAATTCAGGCCCAAGAGAAAACCCCACAGAACCTTAACTTACGACAGGACAGGCTTTAAGGTGATAGGCACTAAAGTGAGGCTGAGTCTCTCTAAGGAGCTAAGAAGGTGGCTCAGAGAAAAGCACAACATACACGTCAAATACCTCTGGATAGAAACAGGGCTTGAACTGAGAGAGGAGCTCGTGAAGAATATTCAGATTGTTCCGAAAGGGACTGGATATGAGCTTCACATAATCTACGAGCATAAAATAGAAAACAGGGAGTATTCAGGAAACAAGGTAATGGTAATAGACCCAAACTCAGGAAACTTCATGGTGATAGCAATAGAAGGGATAAAGACTCCTTACATAATAGACGGAAAAGGACTGAAGAGCCTGCTCAGGAAGTATTTAAAGAAGATAGCAAAGCTTCAGAGCTTAAAAGACAATCTCAAGAACAAGGGACTTCCCTACCACAGGGTGGAAGAGAGGATAAGCAAGCTCTGGGTGAAGATAAAGAGGCTTTTAAGATACTACGCTCATACGGTATCAAATCTGATACTTGAGCTTGCAATCAAGCACGGAGTGAAAGAAATCTACATAGGAGATGCGGTGAAGAATAAGAACAAAGAAAGCAAACTGAACTCGGTGGCGGACCAGATATGGAGCCTGCTTCCACACGGTAAAGTGAAAAAGTATCTGGAGTATAAAGCTCTGGAATACGGTATAAGTGTGGATTACATAGATGAGAGCTACACTTCAGGGGTGGACTCCACGCTCTTTTGTGGAGTTAGCAAAGAAAACTACACCCCTGAAGGAAGGATAAAGAGAGGACTTTTCAGAACCTCTCTTGGACTTTTGAATGCTGATGTTAATGCTGTGAGGAACTATCTTAAGAAGCTCGGAAAGTTTGACCTTGAAACCGCTTTGGGAAGACCTGTGAGGCTGAGGGTATTTTACAAGCTAAAGGGAAGTAGCTCCGCTATACCGCTGTATTGTGGTATGGGCAGGAGTAGGGGCGGTGTGAACCCGCCCGTGGTGGTAAGGAACGCGTTAAGCGTTCAAACCTACCACGAAGCTCCGCATCTTTGA
- the tnpA gene encoding IS200/IS605 family transposase codes for MVAESEKLVKVKSTPHAKYQIAYHFVWIPKYRKEILRGEIKEFLENLFKGIAQEYRFEILAMEIMPDHIHLFVSAPPKYSPSNIAKIFKGVSAKKLFQRFPQLRKEYWKNHLWAPSYYVGTVGQVSAETIRRYIEECQNL; via the coding sequence ATGGTTGCGGAAAGCGAAAAGTTGGTTAAAGTAAAGTCAACACCACACGCAAAATATCAGATAGCCTACCACTTCGTTTGGATACCTAAATACAGAAAAGAAATCCTGAGAGGAGAAATCAAGGAGTTCTTAGAAAACCTTTTTAAGGGGATAGCTCAGGAATACCGCTTTGAGATTTTAGCCATGGAGATAATGCCTGACCATATACACCTTTTTGTTTCAGCTCCCCCTAAATACAGTCCATCCAACATAGCTAAAATTTTCAAGGGAGTTTCCGCTAAGAAGCTCTTTCAGAGATTCCCACAGCTACGTAAAGAGTACTGGAAAAACCATCTCTGGGCACCTTCCTACTATGTAGGCACCGTCGGACAGGTTTCAGCGGAAACTATCAGGAGGTATATTGAAGAATGTCAAAATCTCTAA
- a CDS encoding cation:proton antiporter, whose product MMHHLLLDLALILFLARLMGDVLARFGLPSVLGEILVGVLLGQSVLGLVQPHDLIRVLAELGIILLLFQVGLEADIHQLRKVGFHALLVASLGAFTPLLLGYWVGYHLLDMSHLQSLFLGGTLAATSIGITVRALQDLGMMKERFAQIVLGAAVLDDIMGVILLAGLYELSRSGSLQTNTLLLMILYIATFFVLSPLAAQFMAFFIRVLSRLLRTMDFVPPAILSLVFLLAYLAHRVGSPEILGSFTAGLALSRRFFLPFATFLRTDEKMAHKIEESIIPLVWVFSPIFFVYVGLELNLKAVDILSGQFWKYAVPIAVVALVSKLVAGALSGRNMRERFLIGLAMLPRGEVGLIFAELGRRGGIYDDLMYAVIVFVVALTTLISPLALRYIEKLAG is encoded by the coding sequence ATGATGCATCATCTTCTGTTGGACCTTGCCCTAATACTGTTCTTAGCAAGGCTGATGGGTGATGTGTTGGCACGGTTCGGTCTACCCTCCGTACTGGGAGAGATACTGGTGGGTGTGCTTCTTGGACAGAGTGTTTTGGGATTAGTTCAGCCTCACGATCTTATCAGAGTACTGGCCGAGCTGGGAATAATTCTCCTTCTTTTTCAGGTGGGTCTTGAAGCTGACATCCACCAGCTTAGGAAGGTGGGTTTTCATGCCCTTCTGGTGGCTTCCTTGGGAGCCTTCACACCTCTACTGCTGGGGTATTGGGTAGGATACCATCTACTTGACATGAGTCACTTACAGTCTCTCTTTCTGGGAGGAACTCTTGCAGCCACCAGCATAGGCATTACCGTGAGAGCCCTCCAGGATCTGGGTATGATGAAAGAGCGCTTCGCTCAGATAGTGCTGGGAGCTGCCGTTTTGGATGACATTATGGGAGTCATTCTTTTAGCAGGGTTGTATGAACTGTCACGGAGCGGATCTTTGCAGACCAACACTTTACTTCTCATGATCCTTTACATAGCCACCTTCTTTGTTCTGTCGCCCTTGGCGGCACAGTTTATGGCCTTTTTCATAAGGGTCTTGTCCAGACTCCTCAGAACCATGGATTTTGTACCACCTGCTATACTTTCCTTAGTTTTCTTACTGGCTTATCTGGCCCACAGGGTAGGGTCTCCTGAGATACTGGGTTCCTTCACAGCAGGCCTTGCCCTCTCCAGGCGTTTCTTTCTACCCTTTGCCACCTTCCTAAGAACGGACGAGAAGATGGCCCATAAGATAGAAGAGTCCATAATTCCCCTTGTGTGGGTTTTCTCTCCCATCTTCTTTGTCTACGTGGGATTAGAGCTGAATCTGAAGGCTGTAGATATACTATCTGGCCAGTTTTGGAAGTATGCTGTTCCCATCGCGGTGGTGGCTCTCGTGAGTAAACTGGTGGCTGGTGCCTTATCTGGAAGGAATATGAGGGAGAGATTTCTCATAGGTTTGGCCATGCTTCCAAGAGGAGAGGTGGGTCTTATCTTTGCAGAACTAGGAAGAAGGGGAGGTATCTACGACGATCTTATGTACGCTGTCATCGTTTTTGTGGTGGCGCTGACAACCCTTATCTCTCCTTTAGCATTAAGATATATAGAAAAACTTGCGGGCTAA
- the dut gene encoding dUTP diphosphatase produces MKVKVKKLPHAEDLPLPFYATPGSSCMDLLAAVEGSLVIEPLKRVLVPTGIAIELPEGLEAQVRPRSGLALKYGITVLNAPGTIDSDYRGEIKVILINLGEEPFLLQRGERIAQLCFCKVVKIEWEPTENLSPSERGEEGFGSTGGKV; encoded by the coding sequence ATGAAGGTAAAGGTAAAGAAGCTACCTCACGCAGAGGACCTTCCTCTTCCCTTCTACGCAACTCCAGGATCCTCCTGTATGGATCTCTTGGCTGCTGTAGAAGGGAGCTTGGTGATAGAACCATTAAAGCGAGTACTTGTACCCACCGGGATAGCTATAGAGCTACCTGAAGGGTTAGAGGCCCAGGTACGTCCAAGAAGCGGTCTTGCCTTAAAGTACGGCATCACTGTTCTCAACGCACCCGGTACAATAGACAGCGATTACAGAGGAGAGATAAAGGTGATCCTCATAAATCTGGGAGAGGAGCCCTTTCTCCTCCAGAGAGGGGAGAGAATAGCTCAGCTTTGTTTCTGTAAAGTGGTGAAGATAGAGTGGGAGCCCACAGAAAACCTCTCTCCCTCAGAACGAGGTGAAGAAGGTTTTGGATCTACGGGAGGAAAGGTATGA